A segment of the Sphingobacterium oryzagri genome:
TGGAATTTAGAAAATGTGGAATCACGCCGATGACCTCTCCACCCGCGGCTAGCGCGCCGTTGGCGACTGCGCCCATCAAACCCACCTTTCCCCCTCCATAAACCAGTTGAATTCCCTGCTGCGCAAATGTCTGCCCCACCTGCGTAGCGACAGCTTCATATACCGGCGAGTTTCCAAAACTCGAGGCGCAAAAAACGACAATACTTTTCATTTTCATACGCAAGTATAATAAAAAAGCCACAGGTTTTACACGCTGTGGCTTTGCTCTTCCTTTAATCTTGTTGCCGCATCTTAGGTATTAAAGCGCTCTATTCTTCTCTTCCGAATCGGTTGATGTACGTTTGGTCTGTTGCTTCAGGTTACCGAATTTGTAGGTATACGTCAAGCGAACCGTCCGATTATCATTGTACTGGCTAAACTGGCTGTCAAACTCTGCAAAATTAGTAGAGACATTGTTTTTCTGTGTACGGAAAATATCGGTTGCGGCCAGTTTCAACGAGCTCCGTTGATCTTTAAAGTTGTAGTTTACGCCCACATCCGTGCCCCAGCGCGTGTGGATCTTGTATACGTTATACAAGAAAGGGCTATTGTAATTTACAGATAACTCCGCGCCGAAACCTTTCGCTATTTTAAAATTATTGGTGCTTCTCCCTTGGAAGAAAAAGGAACCTAGATTAGCAAATTCGCCTGCAATTTCGCCCTTGAAATGCATGTAAATACCGGTCAGATTATTATTCATTGTCCAAAATTTACCAATCTGGGCAGGCGCGTTGATATTAAGGTAAGAGGTTACCGTTTTCGCTAAATTTTGCTGCTGAATCCAAGACTCTCCGGTTTCCACATCTTGCCCCAGACTTTCGACCATCGCATCGTTGGTAATATCGGTGCCGAGCGTGAAGTTAAACATCTTCATAAACGTGTAGTTTAGCGTAAAGCCGTCGGTATATTGCGGCCGCAAATATGGATTGCCCAGCGTGTAAGTAAACTTATCGATGTAGTACGGCATAGGATTCAGATACCGGTAGTTGGGTCTTGAAATTTTCCGCGCGTAGCTTAACGACAGGATGTTGTTTTCGTTAAATGCATACGAGCTGCTTACCGAAGGAAATAAGTCGAGGTAATTTCGCTTATTGATGGTGTCTGTCGTCATAGCATGTGCATTAGAATGGGTATGCTCTGCACGAAGTCCTAATTTGATGCTTGCTTTCCCAAATTCACGGCTGTAATCTAGATAACCCGCTGCAATTTGTTCGGTGTAAACAAAGTGGTTTTGTCGAAATGGAAACCGTTGCCAGGTTTGGTCGACAAACTCTTCGAAAGCAAGGTTATTGTCAGACTTTACACGGCTGTATTTTACGCCAGCCTCAAACTTTCCTTTTGCGATATGCTTTACAAAATCCAACCGACCGACATAAATATCAATATCTACCGGCATTGCCGTGCGCCAATACTCCGGTGCGCGAACGAGTCCGCCCGTAGGAAAAAACGTTTGATAATCGTAGCTAATGTCTGAGCGATTACGGAAGGCTGTCCAATCCAGGTCGAAGGTTAGCTTCCCGCCCAGCGTATCAATCTTTAATTCGTTATTGAAATTGATAGAGTAGCGATTAAAGGGTGTTCTGCTATCTGTCACGGTATACAATACCGAGTCCACATTACCAACCTGCGGACCGATCTGGGTGCGGCTGCTATTTAGCGACTGCTCATCGTCGTTATCGCCAGAAAATTGCAAAAGCATCGTGTTACGATCAGAGGTACGCTGCTCGATCCCGACTTTGTAGTTGTGCGTTTTGTTGGTCTCGATCAGATCTGCTTCTTGATCAAACACACGTGTCAAATCGTTTGAAGCAATGGTGCGCATTAAATCCAGATCAAACTGCCGTTTGTTTTGGGTATAACCGTAATTTCCAAAAAGCGTCGTATTTTTCTTTTTATAGTTTAACGTTAAAGAGGAGTTTCCGCGAAAATGCTGCCCCTGCGCTGCGCTGGCTAACCAAGTTCCGTTAAAACCTTCCAATCTATTTTTCTTCAAGGTGATATTGATGGTGCCTACCGAACCTTCGGCATCGTCTTTGGCAGTTCTTCCCGTAGTTACTTCGACGCTTTTGATCTGATCGCCATTCATTGATTTCAGAAACGTCGCGAGCTGTTCGCCCGTCATAAACGTCTGTCGCCCGTCAATCGTCACGTTCACGCCTTGTTGCCCCATCAGTTGTAAGTTTTCATCTTTATCTACGCTAACGCCCGGTGCGCGCTGTATCACCTCCAAGGCATTATTACCCGCAGCCAGCGTCGAATTTTCCACATTCAAGATCAGTTTACCGTCGCGCTGTTGCACCAAAGGCACCTTTCCCTCCACCGTAACCGCCTCGAGCGACTGTGTTTGCGGCAATAATATCATATCCGCAAGCGTGAGCGAATTACCTTTAATTGTAAAAGAACTTGATTTTGCAGATTCGTAACCCACGGAAGATACTTGAATAATAAATTCGCCATCAGGTATATTGCTGATGATATACGTTCCATTTTCGTCAGAAACGCCTGTTTTCATCACCGCAGCAGCTTTCGCCGTCAAGAGCTGAACAGATACATTGGCCATCGGTTCTTGCGCAGCGTTGTAGATTTTTCCGTTGACCTCGCCTTTCCATGTTTGCTGCGCTTGCACGGCAAAGGCGGTTAGTAATAGAAAACAAAAATTGAAGGTTAGATAGGTAGTTGTTTTTTTCATAAGTCATTTTAATATTTTCCTACAGGTCTGTGGTTTGTACATAGGCCTGTAGGAAAACAGCATTCAAAAAAGGTAAATGGTGCGCGTGGTTTAACTCGCTGATTTTTTCTTAGCGACTTTCGTCTCTTTATTTTTCACTTCGATCGTCACGTTTGATCCGTCGATGGTAATGACTGAGTCCGTTTTTGATTCCTTGCTATCCGTTACCGACACGGCTGCAGCACTTTCATCATTCACATCGTCCAGCTCTTCCCCCTCGCTGTCGTCATCATCTTTATCGTTATCTTTTTCAGGAGCCACTTGCGCGCATACCAGTCCCGTAGCCGTCATTGTCCACTCTGTATAGCGCTGATGATCGTGATCAGCATAGTTATTCAGACATTCCCAGTAGGAAATATCGCGCAGTTTATGCTCTATCTCCCGTTCTAAAATCACCTTTGCCCCACGTGGCAGGTATACCGTTACGCTCACTTGCTGATCGCGATCCAAGGCATTCTTCCGTAAAAGAAAATGGCTCGGGAACAAAATGGTCTTCCCTTCTTGCACTGCCTCGTAAACGATATTTTTTGCTCGCTCTGCCGCTAACTGATAGCTTTTACCATGTGCAGAATAATTGTATTGAATATACGGTTGGCCTAAAGAATCGATACTCTCAAAGGTTATCGCAATGTTATCATGCAAATAGTTTCGCAGGTCTTGTCCGTCCAACTGCATATTAAATTTAGACCGTAGCGAGTCTTTTTCGCTGGCGTCTAAAATGCGTACATCTTTTTCTGTAAAGTGATACACGGGTTGCACGGTGATGTTCTTCTGTATATTGATGGTACTTTTCTCGCGGAAATCTTGCGCAGCATAAACGCAATAGTATATTACACCCACGATCGATACGATCCATGCCGCAAACATCGTCAAAGACAAATAGTTATTTACTTTGTCTGTTTTGAAGAGTACTCTTATCAACCATAGAAACAAGGCTAAAAATGGAATGGTGACCGCCAAGGTTCCAAATGTCAGTGCAATGATCGCATCGTCTGTTGAAAGAACAGCCAATGGCGGGAATAATATTGGGTTTTCTAAGCCAAATAGGTTCATCATGTTGAACACGTAGAAGATGAACAAGCCCAAGATATTTAAACCCGTAAAGATGAGCATCAGCCAGGCAATCAGTTTACCAATCAATCCCAAGCAACCGCCCATGGCATTGCCGGCACTGCGTGCGCTGCGGCTGATGTGCTCGCCTGCTCCAGAAAACTCACTGGAAAAGCTTCGCACCTCTTCGTCAAACGACTTTTTAAAGTTCTGCAAATTAGGCACTTCGCCACGCATAGACATTTTATCCGCACGGGTTTCGGCCACGGGCATTACAATCCACAAAATCAAGTATACCAAAAAACCGGATCCGCCGATCAAGACAAAAAGCACGAGCAAAACACGCAACCACCGCGGTTCCATCCCGAAATAGTGTGCCAGACCGCTACATACACCGCCTAAAACCTTATCGTCCGGGTCGCGCATTAATTTACGACCTATATGATCGGCTCTATTGTAAGCATCTTCCGGAATGTCGCTCATACCCTCACCGGCCTCTTCGCTCTGCTCAAAGTCGCTCACTTTGCCCATGCGTTCGATTACCTCCTGTACATCTTCCAGGTTAATCACTTCCTTACGACCAGTTTGTATGCGCTCGTTAAACATCTCTGCTATACGATTTTCGATATCTTCCAGTATCTCCTTACTCTCTGCCGAATTTCCAAAATGCTTCTTGATATCGATCATATACGCCCGCAGCGTCTCGTAGGCATCTTCCTCGATGTGGAAGACGATGCTGTTTATGTTTATGATGATTGTCTTGTTCATGACCTTGTTTAAATATATTAGATTAGTATTGTTGTTAACTTCTTCCTTGCAACGATGTTTCTACAGCAAACAGTAGCTCTTTCCAGGTAACATCCAGCCTGGATAAAACCTCTGTGCCTTCCGCCGTGATTTTGTAATACTTTCTCGGTGGGCCAGAGGTTGATTCCTGCCAATTGTAACTTAATAAACCATTGTTTTTTAAGCGCGTCAACAGTGGATACAGGGTGCCCTCTACCACTAAAAGCTGCGCCTTTTTTAGTTCGCCAATAATATCTGAAGCATATATCTCCCCTCGGGAAATGATAGAAAGGATACAGTATTCAAGTATCCCTTTCCGCATCTGGGTTTGTGTATTTTCTGCTATCATAACAATACAAAGATATATGCTTTATACTGTACTATGCAATACATAGTACTATAAAAACACAATTTATTTTATAAAACACTGATAATCAATGATAAAAAATAAGAAAAAAGAGTAGGCATTAGGCTATCTCCTATTTGCCAGATCATTTTTTAGTCGCAAAGTTTGAAAGTTGCATAATAAACACGACTTTTATGGGTGATGCTAAGATTCTTAATCAACTACGCCTGGGCAATTATTTGGGGACTCCTGATGTTGCTTTTAATGGGCTTGCCCTCAGATGACCTGCCTAACACCAACTACTTTGTCGGTTTTGACAAATTGGCGCATTGTGGTTTTTTCTTCGTTTTTACGGTTTTGCTGCTAAAGGGGTCTATCATGCAATCAAAGGGCCGTGGCTCAAAAGTAAAAACATTTGCTATTGTACTTTTAGTGACCAGTAGTTTAGCTTTCGGTACAGAGGCTATACAACTTTACTTTTCATTTGGCCGCATGGCTGATTGGTGGGATATCTTTGCAGATTATATGGGTATTGGCATGGCATTGCTCAGCTATATTTTGCTGCACCAAAAACGTCAGGGATATTAGCTTATGAAAAGGAAAACATATGTACGTCTTTGCGTAATTATATTGATCGGCATCGGCAGCTTACAGTCGTGCGCCGTATTTAAAAAAGATTGCGGTTGCCCGCCGCCACAGGGAACCAAACACCGTTAGCCTTTTATTCGGCCATTGCCAGCGCCGCTACAGAGACACGGCAGTGCGCTTTTTCGCGAAGTACGACTGCTGCAGCGGCCAGCGTTGCACCGGTTGTCAACACATCATCCACCAACAAAATATGTTTACCAAAAAAGGGTGCTGCCGTCAAACAGTCAAACACACTTTCGACATTCTCATATCGATCCATTTTTCCCATCGTCGTTTGGCTTGCGGTATGTACCGTTCGCACAAAATCTTGCGTGTTGACAGCACATTTTAACTCGGCTGCAATGCCTCGGGCGATATCTTCACTTTGATTAAAGCCGCGCGATCGCATTTTTTTCTGGTGCAGTGGAATTGGAACGATAAGATCGATCTCTTTGAAATAAGGCGAGCGAAGCAACTGCTGTCCAAATTGACGACCGAGATAAATCCCTACTTCGTGGGCATTTTCATATTTTAAACGATGTATCATAGTTTGCACCAACGACGATTGAGCAAAAGAGAGGTAAGCTGCGGCCATTTCGATAGGGGCTTTGCCACACAAACGCCTTACCGCTTCATTTTCTAAAAAGAGATAGTGATCATTAATCGGTAGGTGAAACTGACAGTATGTACAGAGCATTTCCTCTTGCTGCAACAAAACATGTTCGCAGGAGGCGCATAAGCGCGGAAAGAGGATTGCTACGAGACCATCCCAATAACGACGGATTTGCATAGGCCTACAATTGGACTATACAAATGTACTGGATTTTTTATTGTTCCTGCAAATTGCTGTCTTTTTCCTTGATAGCCAACTGCCCACAAGCGGCGTCAATATCTTTTCCTCTGCTGCGTCGTACGTTGGTAATGACGCCCTGGCTACGCAAATATTCGGCAAACTGGTCGATCTTATCCGCTTCGGCATTTACGAAATCAGCCAGCGCGATCGGGTTGTATTCAATGATATTGACTTTGCAGGGCACATGTTTACAAAACTTCGCCAGCTCTTTGGCATCTTGCAATTCATCGTTGAAATTGTGAAATACAATATATTCGAATGTGACTGCGTTTTTTGTTTTGGCATAGTAGTATTTCAGTGCGTCGGCCAGCGCGTCCAAAGAGTTTT
Coding sequences within it:
- a CDS encoding outer membrane beta-barrel family protein; this encodes MKKTTTYLTFNFCFLLLTAFAVQAQQTWKGEVNGKIYNAAQEPMANVSVQLLTAKAAAVMKTGVSDENGTYIISNIPDGEFIIQVSSVGYESAKSSSFTIKGNSLTLADMILLPQTQSLEAVTVEGKVPLVQQRDGKLILNVENSTLAAGNNALEVIQRAPGVSVDKDENLQLMGQQGVNVTIDGRQTFMTGEQLATFLKSMNGDQIKSVEVTTGRTAKDDAEGSVGTINITLKKNRLEGFNGTWLASAAQGQHFRGNSSLTLNYKKKNTTLFGNYGYTQNKRQFDLDLMRTIASNDLTRVFDQEADLIETNKTHNYKVGIEQRTSDRNTMLLQFSGDNDDEQSLNSSRTQIGPQVGNVDSVLYTVTDSRTPFNRYSINFNNELKIDTLGGKLTFDLDWTAFRNRSDISYDYQTFFPTGGLVRAPEYWRTAMPVDIDIYVGRLDFVKHIAKGKFEAGVKYSRVKSDNNLAFEEFVDQTWQRFPFRQNHFVYTEQIAAGYLDYSREFGKASIKLGLRAEHTHSNAHAMTTDTINKRNYLDLFPSVSSSYAFNENNILSLSYARKISRPNYRYLNPMPYYIDKFTYTLGNPYLRPQYTDGFTLNYTFMKMFNFTLGTDITNDAMVESLGQDVETGESWIQQQNLAKTVTSYLNINAPAQIGKFWTMNNNLTGIYMHFKGEIAGEFANLGSFFFQGRSTNNFKIAKGFGAELSVNYNSPFLYNVYKIHTRWGTDVGVNYNFKDQRSSLKLAATDIFRTQKNNVSTNFAEFDSQFSQYNDNRTVRLTYTYKFGNLKQQTKRTSTDSEEKNRAL
- a CDS encoding PspC domain-containing protein; translated protein: MNKTIIININSIVFHIEEDAYETLRAYMIDIKKHFGNSAESKEILEDIENRIAEMFNERIQTGRKEVINLEDVQEVIERMGKVSDFEQSEEAGEGMSDIPEDAYNRADHIGRKLMRDPDDKVLGGVCSGLAHYFGMEPRWLRVLLVLFVLIGGSGFLVYLILWIVMPVAETRADKMSMRGEVPNLQNFKKSFDEEVRSFSSEFSGAGEHISRSARSAGNAMGGCLGLIGKLIAWLMLIFTGLNILGLFIFYVFNMMNLFGLENPILFPPLAVLSTDDAIIALTFGTLAVTIPFLALFLWLIRVLFKTDKVNNYLSLTMFAAWIVSIVGVIYYCVYAAQDFREKSTINIQKNITVQPVYHFTEKDVRILDASEKDSLRSKFNMQLDGQDLRNYLHDNIAITFESIDSLGQPYIQYNYSAHGKSYQLAAERAKNIVYEAVQEGKTILFPSHFLLRKNALDRDQQVSVTVYLPRGAKVILEREIEHKLRDISYWECLNNYADHDHQRYTEWTMTATGLVCAQVAPEKDNDKDDDDSEGEELDDVNDESAAAVSVTDSKESKTDSVITIDGSNVTIEVKNKETKVAKKKSAS
- a CDS encoding PadR family transcriptional regulator, which gives rise to MIAENTQTQMRKGILEYCILSIISRGEIYASDIIGELKKAQLLVVEGTLYPLLTRLKNNGLLSYNWQESTSGPPRKYYKITAEGTEVLSRLDVTWKELLFAVETSLQGRS
- a CDS encoding VanZ family protein; this encodes MLRFLINYAWAIIWGLLMLLLMGLPSDDLPNTNYFVGFDKLAHCGFFFVFTVLLLKGSIMQSKGRGSKVKTFAIVLLVTSSLAFGTEAIQLYFSFGRMADWWDIFADYMGIGMALLSYILLHQKRQGY
- a CDS encoding ComF family protein, whose amino-acid sequence is MQIRRYWDGLVAILFPRLCASCEHVLLQQEEMLCTYCQFHLPINDHYLFLENEAVRRLCGKAPIEMAAAYLSFAQSSLVQTMIHRLKYENAHEVGIYLGRQFGQQLLRSPYFKEIDLIVPIPLHQKKMRSRGFNQSEDIARGIAAELKCAVNTQDFVRTVHTASQTTMGKMDRYENVESVFDCLTAAPFFGKHILLVDDVLTTGATLAAAAVVLREKAHCRVSVAALAMAE